From Paraburkholderia fungorum, the proteins below share one genomic window:
- the trpA gene encoding tryptophan synthase subunit alpha codes for MSRIKNTFAALSAEGKKGLIPFMTAGDPDPARTVEFMHALAAGGADVIELGVPFSDPMADGPVIQQSSERALAHGVSLRHVLADVKRFRETNDKTPVVLMGYANPIERMGAEAFAKAAQDAGVDGVLVVDYPPEECANFADQMRSAGIDPIFLLAPTSTDERIAEVGKIASGYVYYVSLKGVTGSANLDVSSIASKIPAIKSRVPLPVGVGFGIRDAQTARSVAEVSDAVVIGSRIVQLLEQAAPETAAETLTRFIAEVREALDSVATAR; via the coding sequence ATGTCCCGTATCAAGAACACGTTTGCCGCGTTGTCCGCTGAAGGTAAGAAAGGCCTGATTCCGTTCATGACGGCCGGCGATCCGGACCCAGCTCGCACGGTCGAATTCATGCACGCGCTCGCCGCTGGCGGCGCGGATGTGATCGAGCTCGGTGTGCCGTTTTCCGACCCGATGGCCGATGGTCCGGTGATTCAGCAGTCGTCCGAACGCGCTTTGGCGCATGGCGTGTCATTGCGTCACGTACTCGCCGACGTCAAGCGATTCCGTGAAACAAACGACAAGACTCCGGTCGTGCTGATGGGTTATGCCAATCCTATCGAGCGGATGGGCGCCGAAGCCTTCGCGAAAGCCGCGCAGGATGCTGGCGTCGATGGCGTGCTGGTTGTCGATTACCCGCCGGAAGAGTGTGCTAACTTCGCTGATCAGATGCGATCTGCGGGGATCGATCCGATCTTCCTGCTTGCGCCGACTTCGACGGACGAGCGTATTGCCGAAGTTGGTAAAATCGCCAGCGGCTATGTCTACTATGTGTCGCTGAAAGGCGTGACCGGATCGGCAAATCTGGACGTTTCCAGCATCGCGAGTAAAATCCCGGCCATCAAGTCGCGCGTACCCCTGCCGGTGGGCGTCGGTTTTGGCATTCGTGACGCGCAAACGGCGCGTTCGGTGGCCGAAGTGTCCGATGCCGTCGTGATCGGCAGCCGTATCGTCCAATTGCTCGAACAGGCGGCTCCCGAAACCGCCGCCGAAACGCTCACGCGTTTCATCGCTGAAGTGCGCGAGGCGCTCGATAGCGTCGCGACTGCCCGATAA
- the accD gene encoding acetyl-CoA carboxylase, carboxyltransferase subunit beta has product MSWLDKLLPPKIKQTDPKNRKGIPEGLWIKCPSCEAVLYRNDVEANLHVCPKCDHHMRIGARERLDGLLDPEGRYEIGQEIVPVDALKFKDSRKYPDRLKEAMDDTDETDAMVVMGGAIHTIPVVVACFEFSFMGGSMGSVVGERFARGAQNALEQKVPFICFTASGGARMQESLLSLMQMAKTTAMLTKLAEAKLPFISVLTDPTMGGVSASFAFLGDVVIAEPKALIGFAGPRVIEQTVREKLPEGFQRAEFLLTKGAVDMIVDRRKLREEIAQLMALLSHQPADAVA; this is encoded by the coding sequence ATGAGCTGGCTCGATAAGCTGCTGCCGCCAAAAATCAAACAAACCGACCCGAAGAACCGCAAGGGGATTCCGGAAGGCTTGTGGATCAAGTGTCCGTCATGCGAAGCCGTGCTGTATCGCAACGACGTCGAGGCGAACTTGCATGTTTGCCCGAAGTGCGACCATCACATGCGGATTGGTGCGCGCGAGCGGCTCGACGGCCTGCTCGATCCGGAAGGGCGCTACGAAATCGGCCAGGAAATCGTTCCGGTCGATGCGCTGAAGTTCAAGGACAGCCGTAAGTACCCGGATCGTCTGAAAGAAGCAATGGACGACACCGACGAAACCGACGCGATGGTCGTGATGGGCGGTGCGATCCACACGATTCCCGTGGTGGTGGCGTGCTTCGAGTTCTCGTTCATGGGCGGCTCGATGGGTTCGGTAGTCGGCGAGCGCTTTGCGCGCGGCGCACAGAACGCGCTCGAACAGAAAGTGCCGTTTATCTGCTTCACCGCTTCGGGCGGCGCGCGGATGCAGGAAAGCCTGCTCTCGCTGATGCAGATGGCGAAGACCACGGCCATGCTGACGAAGCTCGCCGAAGCCAAGCTCCCGTTCATCTCCGTGTTGACCGATCCGACGATGGGCGGTGTGTCCGCGAGTTTCGCGTTCCTCGGCGACGTGGTGATTGCCGAGCCGAAGGCGCTGATCGGCTTCGCCGGCCCGCGCGTGATCGAGCAGACTGTTCGCGAAAAGCTGCCGGAAGGCTTCCAGCGCGCCGAGTTCCTGCTGACGAAGGGTGCGGTCGATATGATCGTCGACCGTCGCAAGCTGCGGGAAGAGATTGCCCAATTGATGGCGTTGTTGAGCCATCAACCGGCCGACGCGGTCGCTTAA
- the folC gene encoding bifunctional tetrahydrofolate synthase/dihydrofolate synthase, with protein MTTFPSLDAWLTHLESAHPVGIDMGLGRISQVRDAMQLSFACPVITVGGTNGKGSTCAILESILLRAGFTVGCHTSPHLLTFNERARVNGTMASDAELLLHFEAVETARLSLAEPVSLTYFEFTTLAIMSLFASRGLDAVIFEVGLGGRLDAVNILDTDCAIITSIDIDHTEYLGDTREKIAFEKAGIFRPGKPAICADPVPPQSLIDHAEKIGAELWLFGRDFRYEGQAGSERQQWSYVGPTMRRSALAYPALRGANQLINTSAALAGLEALRDRLPVSAQDIRLGLANVELPGRFQVLPGKPAIVLDVGHNPHAAAVLSQNLGNMGFFPYTYAVFGAMRDKDIAGVLTHLKGEIDHWCVADLPTPRAASAEELAAALREQGIEDGADSSVTRYATPAEAFQDALKRASENDRIVVFGSFYTVAGVMAYRKSQQH; from the coding sequence ATGACCACATTCCCCTCCCTCGACGCGTGGCTCACGCACCTTGAATCCGCGCATCCTGTCGGCATCGACATGGGTTTGGGACGCATTAGCCAGGTACGCGACGCGATGCAACTGTCGTTCGCGTGCCCGGTCATCACGGTCGGCGGGACGAACGGCAAGGGCTCGACGTGCGCGATCCTCGAATCCATTCTGCTGCGCGCCGGTTTCACCGTGGGTTGCCACACGTCGCCGCATCTGCTGACGTTTAACGAGCGCGCGAGGGTGAACGGCACCATGGCGAGCGACGCCGAACTGCTGCTGCACTTCGAAGCGGTCGAAACTGCGCGCCTCAGCCTCGCCGAGCCGGTTTCGCTGACTTACTTCGAATTCACAACCTTGGCGATCATGAGCCTGTTCGCATCGCGCGGACTGGACGCAGTGATTTTCGAGGTGGGCCTAGGCGGCCGGCTCGACGCGGTGAATATCCTCGATACGGATTGCGCGATCATCACGAGCATCGATATCGATCACACGGAATATCTCGGTGATACGCGCGAGAAAATCGCGTTCGAAAAAGCAGGCATTTTCCGTCCGGGCAAGCCGGCGATCTGCGCCGATCCGGTACCACCGCAATCGTTGATCGACCATGCGGAGAAAATTGGCGCCGAATTGTGGTTATTTGGCCGCGATTTCCGCTACGAAGGCCAGGCGGGCAGCGAGCGCCAGCAATGGAGTTACGTCGGTCCGACCATGCGTCGCTCGGCACTCGCCTACCCGGCATTGCGCGGCGCGAATCAGTTGATCAATACGTCGGCGGCATTGGCGGGGCTCGAGGCACTGCGCGACCGTTTGCCCGTGTCGGCGCAGGATATCCGCCTCGGTCTCGCCAACGTGGAATTGCCCGGACGTTTCCAGGTGCTGCCCGGCAAACCCGCGATCGTGCTGGACGTCGGCCACAACCCGCACGCCGCCGCGGTGTTGTCGCAAAACCTCGGCAACATGGGTTTTTTCCCGTACACCTACGCAGTATTCGGCGCGATGCGCGATAAGGACATCGCCGGCGTGCTGACGCATCTGAAGGGCGAAATCGACCATTGGTGCGTGGCCGATCTGCCTACTCCGCGAGCGGCATCGGCAGAAGAACTTGCTGCGGCGTTGCGCGAGCAGGGTATCGAAGACGGCGCCGACAGCAGCGTCACGCGCTACGCAACACCTGCAGAGGCTTTCCAAGACGCGCTAAAACGAGCGTCAGAGAATGATAGAATCGTGGTTTTCGGCAGCTTCTACACGGTAGCAGGCGTGATGGCCTACCGTAAATCGCAGCAACACTGA
- a CDS encoding SPOR domain-containing protein gives MGIFSFGKKDDAPTRRGANTSSNRAARGERVERRTRRTERPVDADAMLLDPTLPEKQRARRRLVGAIALVVAAVIILPMVLDSHPKPVTDDISIDIPSRPAPKVSRAVEDTQAGVAPDNPTPDAGLAASALAPATAANSGKSSTKQGTDTTAAASTPATKPAAAKPQAPATAVNAAPAAPVAAAKPAARTPSTQSSARNTESAATAGDEDTNTAAASAIANSGTPASPPGSRFAVQLGAFADESNARNWASRLKAAGVPAYTEHRKQADGTTLTLLRAGPFADRAAATAAIAKVRAAGLTSSSNSGTAQ, from the coding sequence ATGGGAATTTTCTCGTTCGGCAAGAAAGACGACGCACCTACCCGGCGCGGCGCAAACACCAGTTCCAATCGGGCTGCCCGTGGTGAGCGCGTGGAGCGGCGAACCCGCCGCACCGAGCGCCCCGTCGACGCAGACGCGATGCTGCTCGACCCCACGTTGCCGGAAAAGCAGCGTGCGCGGCGCCGGCTCGTTGGCGCGATCGCGCTGGTCGTGGCGGCCGTCATCATTCTGCCGATGGTGTTGGACTCGCATCCGAAGCCCGTCACAGACGATATCTCCATCGACATCCCCAGCCGCCCTGCGCCAAAAGTCTCACGCGCGGTCGAAGACACGCAGGCTGGCGTAGCGCCCGACAACCCAACGCCTGACGCAGGCCTCGCCGCGTCCGCGCTGGCGCCGGCAACGGCGGCGAACTCGGGCAAGAGCTCGACAAAGCAGGGCACAGACACCACGGCAGCGGCCTCGACGCCAGCAACGAAGCCAGCGGCGGCGAAACCGCAGGCACCGGCAACCGCAGTCAATGCCGCACCGGCTGCGCCTGTCGCGGCAGCCAAGCCGGCGGCCAGAACGCCGTCCACGCAATCGTCAGCGCGTAATACCGAAAGCGCAGCCACCGCCGGCGACGAGGACACCAACACAGCCGCCGCTAGCGCAATTGCGAACTCCGGCACGCCGGCATCGCCTCCTGGCAGCCGTTTCGCGGTTCAACTGGGTGCTTTCGCCGACGAATCCAATGCGCGTAACTGGGCAAGCAGGTTGAAAGCGGCGGGCGTGCCCGCATATACCGAACATCGAAAGCAGGCTGACGGCACAACGCTTACGTTGTTGCGCGCCGGTCCGTTTGCCGACCGTGCAGCGGCCACCGCCGCGATTGCGAAGGTTCGTGCGGCCGGCTTGACGTCGAGCTCGAACAGCGGCACGGCACAGTAA
- a CDS encoding CvpA family protein, translating to MFTAFDYAVMAVIGLSALRGTWRGFLSEIFGLIGWIAAFFIACRFVGYVVPHIPSTWPGGALTQWLVAFALVVIGVVLVVGVLNALLSRIVQATGLSGVDRSLGLMFGLVRGVILVLILVALAGLTELPEQDFWRNALLRPYAVEGVHVMKPLLPETLAAYVRV from the coding sequence ATGTTCACTGCCTTCGACTACGCTGTAATGGCGGTGATCGGTTTGTCGGCGTTGCGCGGCACGTGGCGCGGTTTTTTGTCTGAGATATTCGGGCTGATCGGCTGGATAGCGGCGTTTTTCATTGCCTGCCGCTTTGTCGGTTACGTGGTGCCGCATATCCCGTCCACGTGGCCCGGCGGCGCGTTGACCCAGTGGCTGGTCGCTTTCGCGCTCGTGGTGATCGGTGTGGTACTGGTAGTGGGCGTGCTGAATGCACTGCTGAGCCGCATCGTGCAGGCAACCGGCTTGAGCGGCGTGGACCGCTCGCTCGGTTTGATGTTCGGCCTCGTACGCGGGGTGATTCTGGTGCTGATTCTGGTCGCCCTTGCTGGCTTGACCGAACTCCCGGAACAGGATTTCTGGCGCAACGCCCTGCTTCGGCCCTATGCGGTCGAGGGCGTGCACGTAATGAAACCGCTGCTTCCCGAGACGCTTGCTGCCTACGTCCGAGTGTGA
- the purF gene encoding amidophosphoribosyltransferase has protein sequence MCGIVGVVSHSPVNQLIYDSLLLLQHRGQDAAGIATADGSNFHMHKANGMVRDVFRTRNMRSLPGTTGIGQVRYPTAGSASSEEEAQPFYVNAPFGIILAHNGNLTNWQQLKDEMFRIDRRHINTNSDTEVMLNVLAHELQLSSSGLQLDPAALFKAVSGVHRRVRGSYAIVSLIAGYGLLGFRDPFGIRPLCLGKQETAEGVEWILASESVAIEGIGFEFVRDIEPGEAIFIDIEGNLHSQQCATNPSLNPCIFELVYLARPDSVLDGVPVYNVRLRMGDYLAEKIKRELPDVTIDVVMPIPDSSRPAAMQVAKKLGVEYREGFFKNRYVGRTFIMPGQAVRKKSVRQKLNAMGIEFKGKNVLIVDDSIVRGTTSHEIVQMARDAGANKVIFASAAPPVKFPNVYGIDMPTRGELVAHGRTDEEVARMIGADHLVYQDVEALKQAVRDTNPALKEFEASCFDGNYVTGDITTEYLDRIETARLAPSSQSDRDAASEAIDGGAPARSQLHLQLSVG, from the coding sequence ATGTGCGGCATCGTAGGCGTAGTTTCCCACTCCCCGGTCAATCAGCTGATCTATGACAGCTTGCTGCTCCTGCAGCATCGCGGTCAGGATGCCGCCGGTATCGCGACAGCGGACGGCAGCAATTTCCACATGCATAAGGCGAACGGCATGGTGCGCGACGTGTTCCGCACGCGCAACATGCGCAGCTTGCCAGGCACGACCGGTATCGGCCAGGTCCGTTACCCGACTGCCGGTTCTGCATCGAGCGAAGAAGAGGCCCAGCCGTTCTACGTGAACGCGCCGTTCGGCATCATCCTCGCGCACAACGGCAATCTGACCAACTGGCAGCAGCTGAAAGATGAGATGTTCCGCATCGATCGCCGCCACATCAACACGAATTCCGACACCGAAGTCATGCTCAACGTGCTCGCGCACGAATTGCAGCTGTCCAGTTCGGGTCTGCAACTCGATCCGGCCGCGCTGTTCAAGGCGGTGTCGGGCGTGCATCGCCGGGTGCGGGGTTCGTACGCGATTGTTTCGCTGATCGCCGGTTACGGACTGCTCGGCTTCCGCGACCCGTTTGGTATCCGTCCGCTGTGCCTCGGCAAGCAGGAAACGGCTGAAGGCGTCGAATGGATTCTGGCGTCGGAATCGGTCGCGATCGAAGGTATCGGCTTCGAATTCGTGCGCGATATCGAGCCGGGCGAAGCGATTTTCATCGACATCGAAGGTAATCTGCACTCGCAGCAATGCGCGACGAACCCGAGCCTGAACCCGTGCATTTTCGAACTCGTGTATCTCGCGCGTCCGGACTCGGTGCTCGACGGCGTGCCGGTCTACAACGTGCGTCTGCGCATGGGCGACTACCTCGCCGAGAAGATCAAGCGCGAGCTGCCCGACGTCACGATCGACGTTGTGATGCCGATTCCCGATTCGTCCCGTCCGGCCGCGATGCAGGTCGCGAAGAAGCTGGGCGTCGAGTATCGCGAAGGCTTTTTCAAGAACCGTTACGTCGGCCGTACCTTCATCATGCCGGGTCAGGCAGTGCGCAAGAAGTCGGTGCGTCAGAAGCTGAACGCAATGGGCATCGAGTTCAAGGGCAAGAACGTGCTGATCGTCGACGACTCGATCGTGCGCGGCACGACCTCGCATGAAATCGTGCAGATGGCGCGCGATGCAGGCGCGAACAAGGTGATTTTTGCGTCGGCGGCGCCGCCGGTGAAATTCCCGAACGTCTACGGTATCGACATGCCGACGCGCGGCGAACTCGTCGCCCACGGCCGCACGGACGAAGAAGTTGCGCGCATGATCGGCGCGGATCACCTCGTGTACCAGGACGTCGAAGCGCTGAAGCAGGCTGTGCGCGACACGAACCCGGCGCTGAAGGAGTTCGAAGCATCGTGTTTCGACGGCAACTACGTGACCGGCGACATCACGACCGAGTACCTCGACCGCATCGAAACCGCGCGTCTCGCACCTTCGTCGCAATCGGATCGCGACGCAGCGAGCGAAGCGATCGACGGTGGCGCCCCGGCGCGTTCGCAACTGCATCTGCAGTTGTCGGTGGGCTAA
- a CDS encoding O-succinylhomoserine sulfhydrylase, whose product MDDSLNFDTLAIRSGTARSDFNEHSEAIFLTSSFVFESAADAAERFKNSEDNFTYSRFTNPTVSMFQDRLAALEGGEACMATASGMAAIMSVVMSTLQAGDHLVSSQALFGSTLGMFSQIFSKFGITTTFVDPTDLDAWQNAVRPETKMFFLETPSNPLTEVSDIAAISKIAKAANAVFVVDNCFCSPALQQPLKLGADVVMHSATKFLDGQGRVLGGALVGSKKFIMEKVFPFVRSAGPTLSAFNAWVLLKGMETLSLRVDKQSANALEIARWLETHPAVNRVFYPGLESHPQHELAMRQQKSGGAILSFELKGDTPEQMRANAWRVIDSTKICSITGNLGDTRTTITHPATTTHGRVTPEARAAAGISEGLIRLAVGLEHPGDIRGDLERGLAG is encoded by the coding sequence ATGGACGACTCCCTGAATTTCGATACGCTGGCAATCCGCTCGGGTACAGCGCGCAGCGACTTCAACGAGCACTCGGAAGCGATTTTCCTGACCTCGAGCTTCGTGTTCGAGAGCGCCGCGGACGCAGCCGAACGCTTCAAGAACTCCGAAGACAACTTCACCTACTCGCGTTTCACGAACCCGACTGTGTCGATGTTCCAGGACCGGCTGGCCGCGCTCGAAGGCGGCGAGGCGTGTATGGCGACGGCGTCGGGCATGGCCGCGATCATGTCGGTGGTGATGTCCACGTTGCAGGCCGGCGACCATCTGGTCAGCTCGCAGGCGCTGTTCGGCTCGACGCTCGGCATGTTCTCGCAGATCTTCAGCAAGTTCGGCATTACGACCACCTTCGTCGATCCGACCGATCTGGACGCGTGGCAAAACGCAGTGCGTCCCGAGACGAAGATGTTCTTCCTCGAAACGCCGTCGAATCCGCTGACCGAAGTGTCCGACATCGCCGCAATCAGCAAGATCGCGAAAGCGGCGAACGCGGTGTTCGTAGTCGACAACTGCTTCTGCAGCCCGGCGCTGCAACAGCCGCTGAAGCTCGGCGCGGACGTCGTGATGCATTCGGCCACCAAGTTCCTGGATGGTCAGGGCCGCGTGTTGGGCGGCGCGCTGGTCGGCTCGAAGAAATTCATCATGGAAAAGGTGTTTCCGTTCGTGCGTAGCGCCGGGCCGACGCTGTCCGCGTTCAACGCGTGGGTGCTGCTCAAGGGCATGGAAACGCTGTCGTTGCGCGTCGATAAACAGTCGGCGAATGCGCTCGAAATCGCGCGCTGGTTAGAGACGCATCCGGCCGTGAATCGTGTGTTTTATCCGGGGCTGGAGTCGCATCCGCAGCATGAGTTGGCGATGCGTCAGCAGAAGTCGGGCGGCGCGATTCTGTCGTTCGAATTGAAGGGCGACACGCCGGAGCAAATGCGCGCGAATGCATGGCGCGTGATCGACAGCACGAAGATCTGCTCGATTACCGGCAATCTCGGCGATACGCGCACGACCATCACGCATCCGGCCACGACCACGCACGGCCGTGTGACGCCGGAAGCGCGTGCAGCGGCGGGTATCAGCGAAGGTTTGATCCGGCTGGCCGTGGGTCTGGAACATCCCGGCGATATTCGCGGCGATCTGGAGCGCGGTCTGGCGGGTTGA
- a CDS encoding AraC family transcriptional regulator codes for MSHAAVTAPSVSLRRYGAIEASDVHDFHQVVLGLDGAMVMAVDGVAQQIDAGSAWLIPAGARHDYAGVGENRQLVLDLPATSLAVPERLFDRARAVTVDTSLAQLVHRIAAHATGGAQGDDLDSRRFHWDAAARLGAALIADAGTTAGMQATGAGLDFARIDLWLRAHLSEPLRIADLAAHCGFGMRRFHQLFIDAFGETPHRYLQRLRLDTSITLLADPRLSLTDIALDIGFGDQSAYTHAFTRRFGLAPGQWRALRH; via the coding sequence ATGAGCCACGCTGCCGTCACTGCCCCTAGCGTTTCGCTGCGCCGTTACGGCGCGATCGAGGCGTCGGACGTGCACGACTTTCACCAGGTCGTGCTCGGGCTGGACGGCGCGATGGTGATGGCGGTAGACGGCGTCGCGCAGCAAATCGACGCCGGCTCGGCGTGGCTGATTCCGGCCGGCGCGCGGCACGACTATGCGGGTGTCGGCGAAAACCGGCAGTTGGTGCTGGATTTACCGGCTACGTCGCTGGCCGTGCCGGAACGCCTGTTCGACCGCGCACGCGCCGTGACGGTCGACACATCGCTAGCGCAACTCGTGCATCGGATCGCGGCGCACGCCACCGGCGGCGCACAGGGCGACGACCTCGACAGCCGGCGGTTTCATTGGGATGCAGCGGCCCGCCTGGGCGCTGCGTTGATCGCCGATGCGGGCACGACGGCCGGCATGCAGGCAACCGGCGCGGGGCTCGACTTTGCGCGCATTGACCTCTGGCTGCGCGCGCATCTGTCGGAGCCGTTACGTATCGCCGATCTTGCCGCGCATTGCGGCTTCGGCATGCGGCGCTTTCATCAGCTTTTTATCGACGCTTTCGGCGAAACACCGCATCGCTATTTGCAGCGGCTGCGCCTGGACACGTCGATCACGCTACTCGCAGACCCGCGTCTTTCGTTGACCGATATCGCGCTAGACATCGGTTTCGGCGATCAGAGCGCGTACACGCACGCATTCACGCGGCGTTTCGGGCTCGCGCCCGGGCAGTGGCGCGCGTTGCGTCATTGA
- a CDS encoding FKBP-type peptidyl-prolyl cis-trans isomerase: MSTVTTESGLKYEDIVEGSGAEAVAGKTVSVHYTGWLTDGQKFDSSKDRNDPFAFVLGGGMVIKGWDEGVQGMKVGGTRKLTIPPQLGYGVRGAGGVIPPNATLVFEVELLDV; the protein is encoded by the coding sequence ATGTCGACTGTGACTACCGAATCCGGCCTGAAGTACGAAGACATCGTTGAAGGCAGCGGCGCTGAAGCCGTCGCGGGCAAGACCGTCAGCGTGCACTACACCGGCTGGCTGACCGACGGCCAGAAGTTCGACTCGAGCAAGGACCGCAACGACCCGTTCGCGTTCGTGCTGGGCGGCGGCATGGTCATCAAGGGCTGGGACGAAGGCGTGCAAGGCATGAAGGTCGGCGGCACCCGCAAGCTGACCATTCCGCCGCAACTCGGCTACGGCGTGCGCGGCGCGGGCGGCGTGATTCCGCCGAACGCGACGCTCGTGTTTGAAGTCGAATTGCTCGACGTTTAA
- a CDS encoding sensor histidine kinase, with translation MTTSSTGAAGASPVSSSGFAVSERTAHLRAETALFMRDHVLSLVSHDLRGPLNAIHSWAYVLERKLDANDPNAQRAVTGIRNGVDQQVKLLETIVDATRAETKSLALAYAPFPLHPLLDETAEEVRSGLARSRGVEVAVDSQLATEQLNGDRERLAAALWVMLAFAVEASAEGAAVTLSARADSGAWHATVTYVSNETALNDPALPHLLEAFARKQAGEPREAKRIAWVFALCKRVAEAHGGNFEQSDSSGGEPVTLSLRVPLSAVGPK, from the coding sequence GTGACAACGTCTTCAACCGGCGCTGCTGGCGCATCGCCGGTGTCTTCTTCCGGCTTCGCCGTATCCGAACGCACGGCCCATCTTCGGGCAGAAACCGCACTGTTCATGCGCGATCATGTGCTGTCACTGGTGTCGCACGACTTGCGCGGCCCGTTGAATGCCATTCATAGCTGGGCGTATGTGCTCGAGCGCAAACTCGACGCGAACGATCCCAACGCGCAACGCGCGGTCACCGGTATTCGCAATGGCGTTGACCAGCAGGTGAAACTGCTGGAAACCATCGTCGACGCGACGCGCGCCGAGACCAAATCGCTGGCGCTCGCATACGCGCCGTTCCCGCTGCATCCGCTGCTCGACGAAACTGCGGAGGAGGTCCGCTCCGGCCTCGCCCGTTCGCGCGGCGTCGAAGTCGCGGTCGACTCGCAACTCGCCACCGAACAACTCAATGGCGACCGCGAACGCCTCGCTGCCGCGCTGTGGGTCATGCTCGCGTTCGCGGTCGAAGCGAGCGCCGAAGGCGCGGCCGTCACGCTGTCTGCGCGCGCGGACAGCGGCGCGTGGCACGCCACCGTCACCTACGTTTCGAACGAAACCGCGCTGAACGATCCGGCGCTGCCTCATCTGCTCGAAGCATTCGCGCGCAAGCAGGCCGGCGAGCCGCGCGAAGCGAAGCGGATCGCGTGGGTCTTTGCGCTTTGTAAACGGGTCGCGGAAGCGCATGGCGGCAATTTCGAGCAAAGCGATTCGAGCGGCGGCGAGCCGGTCACGCTTTCGTTACGTGTTCCGCTGAGCGCGGTCGGACCGAAGTGA
- a CDS encoding hemolysin family protein: MIQVVALIGALLLVALNGFFVAAEFGLVKLRQTRVQSLATRHGLRGRLLAKVHGRLDAYLSACQLGITLASLGLGWIGEPAFAELITPLFKLVGVESERLIHGISLFFAFSCISFLHIVVGELAPKSLAIREAEKVSLWAAMPLYGFYWAMYPFIWVLNSSANAVLRMAGLDADHGHDSHYSTEELKLILRGRRANVATELGSPADAYSQDEWNTIAHSLDFSRMTVSDLMRPAFEMVGLRRDLPLRENMQIVAQHRFSRYPLFDDASGERVTGMIHLKDLLLARHAGSTLDDLSKYARPVQYVKPEMPALELFRRFRKGAPHLALVGHKNAKPIGFLTLDNLLGALVGQIHDEFRQGDADWTRMDDGTLMGKGSLPVVSLERALGIDIDEGKAESVGGLVIQALNDLPSEGQRVEFDRFDVVVKKMKGPRIVLVRVYPRTFDDEGG, encoded by the coding sequence TTGATCCAGGTTGTCGCTCTCATTGGTGCGTTGCTTCTCGTTGCCCTCAACGGTTTTTTTGTCGCCGCTGAATTCGGCCTGGTCAAACTCCGGCAAACGCGCGTGCAAAGCCTCGCCACGCGGCACGGTTTGCGCGGACGTTTGCTCGCGAAGGTTCATGGGCGTCTCGACGCTTATCTGTCCGCGTGCCAGCTGGGTATCACGCTTGCATCGCTCGGGCTGGGCTGGATCGGCGAACCGGCATTTGCCGAGTTGATCACGCCGCTTTTCAAGCTTGTCGGCGTCGAGTCGGAACGGCTGATTCACGGTATCTCGCTGTTCTTCGCGTTCTCGTGCATTTCGTTCCTGCATATCGTGGTGGGTGAACTTGCGCCGAAGTCGCTGGCCATTCGCGAGGCGGAGAAGGTGTCGCTGTGGGCGGCCATGCCGCTCTACGGTTTCTACTGGGCGATGTATCCGTTCATCTGGGTGCTCAATTCGAGCGCCAATGCTGTGCTGAGAATGGCGGGTCTGGACGCCGATCACGGCCACGATTCGCATTATTCGACCGAAGAACTGAAGCTGATTCTGCGCGGACGTCGCGCGAATGTGGCGACTGAACTCGGTTCGCCTGCAGACGCGTATAGCCAGGACGAGTGGAACACAATTGCGCACTCGCTCGATTTCTCGCGTATGACCGTGTCGGACCTGATGCGCCCCGCGTTCGAGATGGTCGGCTTGCGGCGCGACCTGCCGTTGCGCGAGAACATGCAGATCGTCGCGCAGCATCGTTTCAGCCGTTATCCGCTGTTCGACGATGCGTCTGGCGAACGGGTGACCGGCATGATCCATTTGAAGGATCTGCTGCTCGCGCGTCACGCGGGCAGCACGCTTGACGACCTGTCGAAATATGCGCGGCCGGTTCAATACGTGAAGCCTGAAATGCCGGCGCTCGAACTGTTCCGGCGCTTCCGTAAAGGCGCGCCGCACCTCGCGCTGGTGGGTCACAAGAACGCGAAGCCGATCGGTTTCCTGACGCTCGACAACCTGCTCGGCGCGCTGGTCGGTCAGATTCACGACGAGTTCCGTCAGGGCGATGCCGACTGGACTCGCATGGACGACGGCACGTTGATGGGCAAAGGCAGTTTGCCGGTAGTGTCGCTGGAGCGCGCGTTGGGGATCGATATCGACGAGGGGAAAGCCGAATCGGTTGGCGGGCTGGTGATTCAGGCGCTCAACGATCTGCCGTCGGAAGGACAGCGGGTGGAGTTCGATCGCTTCGACGTGGTGGTCAAGAAAATGAAGGGGCCGCGTATCGTGCTCGTGCGCGTGTATCCGCGAACCTTCGACGACGAAGGCGGTTGA